Part of the Bacteroidota bacterium genome, GACTCCAAGAAAAAAAGAATAGAGCAACTACAAATAGGTGTTTCCAAAGTATTGGATAACGCCCTATTTTCGCCCGATGTGGCCAAGGGCTATACCGTAGCCGATATGATAACAGGCTGGGGTGTGGCTGAGTCGGTTCGCCATTATTATAATATATGGGGTGGGAGTATAGTTGGTAAAAATGCGGTAGTACAAGGCTGGGGCAATGTAGGTGCCGCCGCTGCTTGGTACTTGGCAAAGATGGGTGCCAGCATTGTAGGGATTATAGACCGTAGCGGTGGAATTATAGAAAGAAAAGGATTATCATTCGAGCAAGTAGGCAAACTATTTCACGATAAGCAAAGCAATACTTTGGTAGCCGACAATCTTTTATCATTTGAAGAAACACAGGCACAAGTGTGGGACCTCGGTTGCGAAATATTTATACCTGCAGCAGCATCGCGTTTGGTAACTCAAGAGCAGTGCGAGAAACTAGTAGCAGGGGGCATAGAAGTAATTGCTTGTGGTGCGAATGTTCCCTTTGCCGACGCAGAAATATTTATAGGCCCTATAGCCGATTATATAGATGACCATACTGGCGTAGTCCCCGACTTTATAGCCAACTGTGGCATGGCTCGTGTGTTTGCCT contains:
- a CDS encoding Glu/Leu/Phe/Val dehydrogenase dimerization domain-containing protein yields the protein MNYNIPFKKLLETFEHKKPEIVFEWNDRETEARGWIVINSLRGGAAGGGTRMRKGLDQREVESLAKTMEVKFSICGPNIGGAKSGINFDPADPRKEGVLKRWYQAVMPLLKTYYGTGGDLNVDEIHEVIPITSSYGLLHPQEGVVNGHLKADGDSKKKRIEQLQIGVSKVLDNALFSPDVAKGYTVADMITGWGVAESVRHYYNIWGGSIVGKNAVVQGWGNVGAAAAWYLAKMGASIVGIIDRSGGIIERKGLSFEQVGKLFHDKQSNTLVADNLLSFEETQAQVWDLGCEIFIPAAASRLVTQEQCEKLVAGGIEVIACGANVPFADAEIFIGPIADYIDDHTGVVPDFIANCGMARVFAYLMQENVALTDEAIFKDASETIRKALTRLNQFNQRQTGLSKKALEMSLSTLV